In Aggregatibacter sp. 2125159857, one DNA window encodes the following:
- the rpsD gene encoding 30S ribosomal protein S4, whose protein sequence is MARYLGPKLKLSRREGTDLFLKSGVRAIDSKCKIDTAPGQHGARKPRLSDYGSQLREKQKVRRMYGILERQFRNYYKEANRLKGNTGENLLVLLEGRLDNVVYRMGFAATRAEARQLVSHKAIVVNGRVVNIPSFQVSVDDVIAVREKSKKQARIKASLELAEQKEKPTWLDVDAAKMEGVFKRVPERSDLSADINEHLIVELYSK, encoded by the coding sequence ATGGCAAGATATTTGGGTCCTAAACTCAAGCTCAGCCGTCGTGAAGGTACTGATTTATTTCTTAAATCAGGCGTTCGTGCGATTGATTCGAAATGTAAAATTGATACAGCACCTGGTCAACATGGTGCTCGTAAACCGCGTTTGTCTGACTATGGTAGTCAGTTACGTGAGAAACAAAAAGTTCGCCGTATGTACGGTATCTTAGAACGTCAGTTCCGTAACTATTACAAAGAAGCGAATCGTCTAAAAGGTAATACTGGTGAAAACTTATTGGTATTGTTAGAAGGTCGCTTGGATAATGTTGTTTATCGTATGGGATTTGCCGCAACTCGTGCTGAAGCTCGTCAGTTAGTGAGTCATAAGGCAATTGTTGTGAATGGCCGTGTTGTGAACATTCCATCTTTCCAAGTTTCAGTTGATGATGTAATTGCTGTTCGTGAAAAATCTAAAAAACAAGCACGCATTAAAGCATCGTTAGAGTTAGCAGAACAAAAAGAAAAACCAACTTGGTTGGATGTTGATGCTGCTAAAATGGAAGGTGTATTTAAACGTGTTCCTGAGCGTTCTGATTTATCAGCAGACATTAATGAACATCTGATCGTTGAGCTCTACTCCAAATAA
- the rpoA gene encoding DNA-directed RNA polymerase subunit alpha, whose product MQGSVTEFLKPRLVDIEQVSSTQAKIILEPLERGFGHTLGNALRRILLSSMPGCAVTEVEIDGVLHEYSSKEGVQEDILEVLLNLKGLAVKVQNKDDVLLTLTKSGIGPVVAADITHDGDVEIVNPEHVICHLTDENASINMRIRVQRGRGYVPASARVQNQDEDRPIGRLLVDACYSPVDRIAYNVEAARVEQRTDLDKLVIELETNGTIDPEDAIRRAATILAEQLDAFVDLRDVRQPEIKEEKPEFDPILLRPVDDLELTVRSANCLKAETIHYIGDLVQRTEVELLKTPNLGKKSLTEIKDVLASRGLSLGMRLENWPPASIAED is encoded by the coding sequence ATGCAGGGTTCTGTTACAGAATTTTTAAAACCACGCCTAGTTGATATTGAACAAGTTAGTTCAACACAGGCGAAGATTATCTTAGAGCCATTAGAGCGTGGTTTCGGTCATACTCTAGGAAATGCATTACGCCGTATTCTTCTATCTTCAATGCCAGGTTGTGCTGTAACTGAGGTAGAAATTGATGGTGTTTTGCATGAATATAGTAGCAAAGAAGGCGTACAGGAAGATATTCTTGAAGTGCTTTTAAACTTAAAAGGTTTAGCTGTAAAAGTACAAAATAAAGATGATGTTCTTCTAACCCTTACTAAATCTGGAATTGGCCCTGTTGTTGCTGCAGATATTACCCATGATGGTGATGTTGAAATTGTAAATCCTGAGCATGTTATTTGCCACTTAACTGACGAGAATGCATCAATTAATATGCGTATTCGTGTGCAACGTGGTAGAGGATATGTGCCTGCATCAGCTCGTGTTCAAAATCAGGATGAAGATCGCCCAATTGGTCGTTTATTAGTAGATGCTTGTTATAGCCCGGTTGACCGTATTGCTTATAATGTTGAAGCTGCACGTGTTGAACAGCGTACCGATTTAGATAAATTGGTTATTGAGCTAGAAACAAACGGAACTATTGATCCTGAAGATGCGATTCGTCGTGCAGCAACAATTTTAGCAGAACAACTTGATGCATTCGTTGATTTGCGAGATGTTCGTCAACCTGAAATTAAGGAAGAAAAACCAGAATTCGATCCGATTCTGCTTCGTCCTGTTGATGATTTAGAGTTGACAGTTCGTTCTGCTAACTGTTTGAAAGCAGAAACAATTCACTATATCGGTGATTTAGTACAACGTACAGAAGTTGAGTTATTAAAAACACCTAATCTTGGTAAGAAATCACTTACTGAAATTAAGGATGTGCTCGCTTCAAGAGGCTTATCACTAGGTATGCGCCTTGAAAATTGGCCACCAGCAAGTATTGCTGAAGACTAG
- the rplQ gene encoding 50S ribosomal protein L17: MRHRKSGRQLNRNSSHRQAMFRNMASSLISHEIIKTTLPKAKELRRVVEPLITLAKVDSVANRRLAFARTRNTETVAKLFNELGPRFAQRAGGYTRILKCGFRAGDNAPMAYIELVDRPEVSSEEVAAE, encoded by the coding sequence ATGCGCCATCGTAAGAGTGGTCGTCAACTCAACCGTAATAGCAGTCATCGCCAAGCGATGTTTCGTAATATGGCAAGTTCTTTGATTAGTCATGAGATTATCAAAACAACTTTGCCAAAAGCAAAAGAATTACGTCGAGTAGTTGAACCGTTAATTACTTTAGCAAAAGTAGATAGTGTGGCAAATCGTCGCCTCGCTTTTGCTCGTACACGCAACACTGAAACTGTTGCTAAATTATTTAATGAATTAGGGCCACGTTTTGCACAACGTGCAGGTGGTTACACCCGCATTCTTAAATGTGGTTTCCGTGCAGGCGATAATGCACCAATGGCTTACATTGAGTTAGTTGATCGTCCTGAAGTTTCTTCTGAAGAAGTAGCGGCGGAATAA
- the smpB gene encoding SsrA-binding protein SmpB, producing the protein MTKKKVKLGSNTIALNKRARHDYFIEDEIEAGLELQGWEVKSIRAGKVNISDSYVIFKNGEAFLFGSMIQPLSVASTHIVCDPSRTRKLLLKQRELDSLFGKTNRDGFTLIALSLYWKGAWAKIKIGLAKGKKQHDKRDDIKEREWRVAKDRIMKNSNKNKG; encoded by the coding sequence ATGACAAAGAAAAAAGTAAAACTTGGTAGTAATACAATTGCCTTAAATAAACGCGCTAGACATGATTACTTTATTGAAGATGAAATCGAAGCAGGGCTTGAGCTACAAGGTTGGGAAGTAAAGTCTATACGAGCAGGTAAGGTAAATATTAGTGATAGCTATGTTATTTTCAAAAATGGTGAAGCCTTTTTGTTTGGCTCAATGATACAACCTCTCAGCGTAGCTTCTACACATATTGTTTGTGATCCTAGTCGTACACGTAAGTTGCTCTTAAAACAACGTGAGTTAGATTCTTTATTTGGGAAAACAAACCGAGATGGATTTACGTTGATTGCGCTTTCTTTATATTGGAAAGGTGCCTGGGCTAAAATCAAAATTGGTTTAGCGAAAGGGAAGAAGCAACATGATAAGCGTGATGATATCAAAGAACGTGAGTGGCGCGTTGCGAAAGATCGTATTATGAAGAATTCAAATAAAAATAAAGGTTAA
- the dsbB gene encoding disulfide bond formation protein DsbB: MLHLFKTLSVQRSGWLLLLISALALEGTALYFQYGMGLQPCVMCIYERVALFGIAFAGIIGLIAPRFLIMRVLALIVAFLSAVKGLFISIKHVDYQLHPAPWNQCSYLPEFPQTLPLDQWFPVLFHPTGSCSDEVWSWLGLSMAQWIVVIFAVYLLIFLFVLISQFKRVEIHQSRRLFK, translated from the coding sequence ATGCTACATTTGTTCAAAACACTTTCCGTCCAACGTTCCGGTTGGTTATTGTTATTGATTTCAGCATTAGCGTTAGAAGGCACCGCACTTTATTTCCAGTATGGCATGGGCTTACAGCCCTGCGTAATGTGTATTTATGAACGTGTGGCATTATTTGGTATCGCCTTTGCCGGCATAATCGGCCTAATTGCTCCACGTTTTTTAATCATGCGCGTATTGGCGTTAATCGTTGCTTTTTTAAGTGCGGTCAAAGGATTATTTATTTCGATCAAACACGTCGACTACCAACTCCACCCGGCACCTTGGAATCAATGTTCTTACTTACCTGAATTTCCACAAACCTTACCATTGGATCAATGGTTCCCGGTCTTATTTCATCCTACAGGTTCTTGCAGTGACGAAGTATGGTCTTGGCTAGGGCTTTCTATGGCACAATGGATTGTGGTGATATTTGCAGTGTATTTATTGATATTCCTCTTCGTTTTAATCAGTCAATTCAAACGCGTTGAAATCCATCAAAGCAGACGCTTATTTAAATAA
- the nhaB gene encoding Na(+)/H(+) antiporter NhaB: protein MDDRSYTQAFLKNFLGTSPDWYKITIITFLILNPILFFITPFWAGWLLVVEFIFTLGMALKCYPLQPGGLLAIEAIIIGMTKPEHIKAEVLANFEVILLLMFMVAGIYFMKQLLLFVFTKLLLNIRSKLVLSLAFCFSAAFLSAFLDALTVVAVIISVAMGFYGVYHKVASGGTFYDSTDITNDEKIGNHHETLEQFRAFLRSLMMHAGVGTALGGVMTMVGEPQNLIIADQAGWNFVEFFFRMAPVTVPVFICGILTCVLLEKFHLFGYGAKLPQKVWEVLADFDRANMKKLTKQERLKLIIQAIIGVWLIIGLAFHLASVGLIGLSIIILCTSFCGITSEHALGKAFQESLPFTALLVVFFTIVAVIIDQKLFAPIIHYVLSAEESTQLTLFYAFNGLLSAISDNVFVATVYINEAKNALSANIIPPHQFELLAVAINTGTNLPSVATPNGQAAFLFLLTSSLAPLINLSYGRMVYMALPYTIVLSLVGLFAVEYILPSMTIWLANLGLIMPI from the coding sequence ATGGATGATCGTAGTTATACACAAGCATTTCTTAAAAACTTTTTGGGAACCAGTCCGGATTGGTACAAAATCACCATCATTACCTTTCTTATCCTCAACCCAATTTTATTTTTCATCACTCCCTTTTGGGCCGGTTGGTTATTAGTTGTTGAATTTATTTTTACCTTGGGTATGGCATTAAAATGCTACCCGTTACAACCCGGTGGTTTGCTTGCCATTGAAGCGATCATTATCGGGATGACAAAACCGGAGCACATAAAAGCAGAAGTCTTGGCTAATTTTGAAGTAATTTTGTTATTAATGTTTATGGTAGCAGGCATTTACTTCATGAAGCAATTATTGCTCTTTGTCTTCACCAAGTTATTGCTCAATATTCGCTCAAAACTGGTCTTATCATTGGCATTTTGCTTTAGTGCGGCGTTTTTATCTGCCTTTTTAGATGCATTAACCGTCGTTGCGGTAATTATCAGTGTCGCCATGGGATTTTACGGTGTATATCACAAAGTTGCTTCCGGTGGGACATTTTACGATTCTACAGATATCACTAATGACGAAAAAATCGGTAATCATCATGAAACCTTAGAACAATTCCGCGCCTTTTTACGCAGCTTAATGATGCATGCCGGCGTTGGTACAGCTTTAGGCGGAGTAATGACCATGGTGGGTGAGCCTCAAAATTTAATTATTGCCGATCAAGCAGGTTGGAACTTTGTTGAATTCTTCTTCCGTATGGCTCCGGTGACTGTGCCCGTATTTATTTGTGGTATCTTAACCTGTGTCTTGTTAGAAAAATTTCACTTGTTTGGCTACGGAGCAAAATTACCACAAAAAGTCTGGGAAGTTCTGGCTGATTTTGATCGTGCCAATATGAAAAAACTGACCAAACAAGAACGTTTGAAACTCATTATCCAAGCAATAATTGGAGTTTGGTTAATTATTGGATTGGCTTTCCACTTGGCTTCAGTGGGTTTAATCGGATTAAGTATTATCATTCTATGCACCTCGTTCTGTGGCATTACCAGCGAACACGCATTGGGTAAAGCATTCCAAGAATCCTTACCGTTTACCGCACTTTTAGTCGTATTCTTCACGATTGTTGCTGTTATTATCGACCAAAAACTTTTCGCACCAATTATTCATTATGTTCTATCGGCAGAAGAAAGTACTCAACTCACCCTATTTTATGCTTTCAATGGTTTACTTTCTGCTATTTCCGATAACGTATTTGTGGCAACGGTGTACATTAACGAAGCGAAAAACGCATTATCTGCGAACATTATCCCGCCACATCAATTTGAGTTGTTAGCTGTTGCAATTAATACCGGAACTAACTTGCCTTCCGTTGCAACACCGAACGGACAAGCGGCGTTCTTATTCCTGTTGACATCATCACTCGCCCCCCTAATTAACCTATCTTATGGTAGAATGGTTTATATGGCATTGCCTTATACTATTGTGCTGTCTTTAGTAGGTTTATTTGCCGTAGAATATATTTTGCCATCAATGACTATTTGGCTAGCCAATTTAGGCTTAATTATGCCAATTTAA
- the fadR gene encoding fatty acid metabolism transcriptional regulator FadR, producing MNNTPPLLKAQSPAALAEEYIVKSIWSHHFPPGSDLPAERELADKIGVTRTTLREVLQRLARDGWLNIQHGKPTKVNDIWETSGLNILETMIQLDGTRQPSLIANMRSARTDISMIYIPKAFRRAPEQSLRILQPLDTLQDTAEDYTKFDYDVFRNLAFASDNPVYGLILNSFKNLYSHIGMFYFQNAEARLLAKRFYANLMDICQRQAIDEVAPCVLQYGKDSGAIWASMQTQLPENFAAESLK from the coding sequence ATGAATAATACCCCTCCTCTCCTGAAGGCACAAAGTCCCGCGGCCTTAGCTGAAGAATATATTGTGAAGAGTATTTGGAGTCATCATTTTCCACCGGGATCAGATTTACCGGCAGAGCGGGAGTTAGCAGATAAAATTGGTGTGACGCGCACCACATTACGTGAAGTGTTACAACGCTTAGCGCGAGATGGTTGGTTAAATATCCAACACGGTAAGCCGACAAAAGTCAATGATATTTGGGAAACCTCCGGTTTAAATATTCTAGAAACCATGATTCAATTGGATGGCACTCGTCAGCCTTCGCTTATTGCAAATATGCGTTCGGCGCGTACCGATATTTCTATGATTTACATTCCCAAAGCCTTTAGACGCGCACCGGAACAATCTTTACGTATTTTACAACCGTTAGATACATTACAAGATACTGCGGAAGATTACACAAAATTTGACTATGACGTCTTCCGTAATCTTGCGTTTGCTTCTGATAATCCAGTGTATGGTTTAATTTTAAATAGTTTCAAGAATTTGTATTCCCATATTGGCATGTTTTACTTCCAAAATGCAGAAGCACGCCTTTTGGCAAAACGTTTTTATGCAAATTTGATGGACATTTGCCAACGTCAAGCCATCGATGAGGTGGCACCTTGCGTATTGCAGTATGGCAAGGACAGCGGAGCGATTTGGGCAAGTATGCAGACGCAATTACCAGAGAATTTTGCAGCAGAGTCGCTTAAGTGA
- a CDS encoding protein disulfide oxidoreductase, with amino-acid sequence MNYKKFLKNTLSLFLTLLVMSNLMDFIRKPTVPEDINATALYDLQGNPFFLPQLAQDKPTIVYFWGTWCGYCRYTSPTINALAKEGYPVVSIALRSGSTQDVNDYLKEHQYEFTTVNDPHGALANQWGVNVTPTIILLHQGKMDLTTTGWTSYWGLKVRLFLTTFL; translated from the coding sequence ATTAACTACAAAAAATTTCTCAAAAACACCCTTTCTCTATTCCTCACCTTGCTGGTGATGAGTAACCTCATGGATTTTATTCGTAAACCGACTGTGCCGGAAGATATTAACGCAACGGCATTATACGATTTGCAAGGGAATCCGTTTTTTCTACCACAACTGGCGCAGGACAAACCCACTATTGTCTATTTTTGGGGAACCTGGTGTGGTTATTGCCGTTACACCTCGCCGACAATTAACGCGCTGGCAAAAGAAGGCTATCCTGTCGTTTCCATTGCCTTACGCTCTGGTTCTACGCAGGATGTCAATGATTATCTTAAAGAACATCAATACGAATTTACGACTGTCAATGATCCCCATGGTGCACTAGCAAATCAATGGGGTGTGAATGTGACACCGACGATTATTCTTTTGCATCAAGGTAAAATGGACTTAACCACAACAGGCTGGACAAGCTACTGGGGATTAAAAGTGCGGTTATTTTTAACCACGTTTTTATAG
- the fabR gene encoding HTH-type transcriptional repressor FabR, with protein MVGIRAQQKEKTRRALIDAAFNQLTAEKSFSNLSLREVSREAGIAPTSFYRHFRDMDELGLTMVDEAGLTLRQLMRQARKRIASGGSVIVISVETFFEFIHNSPNVFRLLLRESSGTSQAFRTAAAREIKHFIDELSEYIARKNNYSQYIAYVQAEGMVTIVFTAGANALDMSKAEREQLKERLILQLRMLAKGTKHEARDRRESH; from the coding sequence ATGGTCGGTATTCGCGCGCAGCAAAAAGAAAAAACCCGTCGCGCACTCATTGATGCGGCATTTAACCAACTGACGGCAGAAAAAAGCTTTTCCAACCTGAGTTTAAGGGAAGTTTCCCGTGAAGCCGGCATCGCGCCGACCTCGTTTTATCGCCACTTCCGTGATATGGATGAATTAGGCTTAACGATGGTAGATGAAGCAGGTTTAACCCTTCGCCAACTCATGCGTCAAGCCCGTAAACGCATTGCCAGCGGCGGGAGTGTGATTGTCATTTCAGTGGAAACGTTCTTTGAATTTATCCATAACAGCCCAAACGTCTTCCGCTTATTGTTACGAGAAAGTTCCGGCACCTCACAAGCTTTTCGTACGGCGGCGGCTCGAGAGATTAAGCATTTCATTGATGAACTCTCGGAATACATCGCACGCAAAAATAATTATTCGCAATATATCGCTTATGTACAGGCAGAAGGCATGGTGACCATCGTATTCACCGCTGGTGCTAACGCGTTAGATATGAGCAAAGCGGAACGGGAACAGCTAAAAGAGCGGTTGATTTTACAGCTTAGAATGTTAGCCAAAGGAACAAAGCACGAAGCAAGAGATCGCCGTGAAAGCCATTAA
- the oxyR gene encoding DNA-binding transcriptional regulator OxyR, translating into MNIRDLEYLVALAEHKHFRRAADACHVSQPTLSGQIRKLEDELGIILLERTSRKVLFTQSGLLLVDQAKTVLREVKLLKEMASNQGKEMTGPLHVGVIPTIGPYLMPHIVPALQNAFPDLELFLYEAQTHQLLEQLETGRLDCAIVASVRETEPFIEVPLFKERMLLAVAENHPWAKEQTIPMSMLKDHEMLMLDDGHCLRNQALGYCFTAGAKENSHFQATSLETLRNMVAANAGMTLMPELAVLSEGERGGVKYLPCQPEPSRDVILVYRPGSPLRARYERIAEAIANSVKSILS; encoded by the coding sequence ATGAATATCCGTGATTTAGAATACCTTGTTGCCCTTGCAGAACACAAGCATTTTCGTCGTGCAGCAGACGCCTGTCATGTGAGCCAACCAACGCTAAGCGGTCAAATTCGCAAATTAGAAGACGAACTTGGCATCATTTTATTGGAACGTACCAGTCGTAAAGTGCTCTTTACACAATCAGGTTTATTGTTGGTAGATCAGGCTAAAACCGTGTTGCGTGAAGTGAAACTCTTGAAAGAAATGGCAAGTAACCAAGGCAAAGAAATGACCGGTCCGTTACACGTTGGCGTGATCCCGACAATAGGTCCTTATTTAATGCCTCACATTGTCCCGGCATTACAAAATGCGTTCCCGGATTTGGAACTCTTTCTCTACGAAGCGCAGACCCATCAATTATTGGAGCAGCTTGAAACCGGCCGCTTAGATTGCGCCATTGTGGCATCCGTACGTGAAACCGAACCGTTTATTGAAGTACCATTATTTAAAGAAAGAATGTTATTGGCCGTTGCTGAAAACCATCCGTGGGCAAAAGAACAAACCATTCCAATGTCCATGTTAAAAGATCATGAAATGTTAATGCTCGATGATGGACACTGTCTGCGCAACCAAGCCCTTGGCTATTGTTTTACTGCCGGTGCAAAAGAAAATTCTCATTTCCAAGCGACCAGTTTGGAAACCTTGCGTAATATGGTCGCCGCCAATGCCGGTATGACCTTAATGCCGGAGTTAGCCGTGCTAAGCGAAGGGGAACGTGGCGGCGTGAAATATTTGCCATGCCAACCTGAACCTTCTAGAGATGTTATTTTGGTTTATCGCCCCGGCTCACCGCTCCGCGCTCGTTATGAACGCATTGCCGAGGCCATTGCGAATTCGGTTAAATCGATTTTATCTTAA
- the pgdx gene encoding hybrid peroxiredoxin PGdx — MSTMEGKKVPQVTFRTRQGDKWVDVTSSELFDNKTVIVFSLPGAFTPTCSSSHLPRYNELAPVFKKYGVDDILVVSVNDTFVMNAWKEDEKAENITFVPDGNGEFTEGMGMLVGKEDLGFGKRSWRYSMLVKNGVVEKMFVEPNEPGDPFKVSDADTMLKYIAPQHQIQESVAIFTKPGCPFCAKAKQMLHEKGLNFEEIVLGHDATIVSVRAVSGRATVPQVFIGGKHIGGSDDLEAYFAK; from the coding sequence ATGTCTACTATGGAAGGAAAAAAAGTTCCTCAGGTTACATTCCGTACTCGTCAAGGTGACAAATGGGTTGATGTAACTTCATCTGAATTATTTGATAACAAAACCGTTATCGTTTTCTCTTTACCGGGCGCATTTACCCCAACTTGCTCTTCTTCTCACTTACCACGCTACAATGAATTAGCACCAGTATTCAAAAAATACGGCGTTGACGACATTCTTGTGGTTTCCGTGAACGATACTTTCGTTATGAATGCATGGAAAGAGGATGAAAAAGCAGAAAACATTACTTTTGTTCCGGATGGTAACGGTGAATTTACCGAAGGCATGGGTATGTTGGTAGGTAAAGAAGATTTAGGTTTCGGTAAACGTTCATGGCGTTATTCTATGCTCGTGAAAAACGGCGTAGTAGAAAAAATGTTTGTTGAGCCAAACGAGCCGGGCGATCCGTTCAAAGTATCTGATGCAGATACTATGTTGAAATACATCGCACCACAACACCAAATTCAAGAATCTGTTGCGATCTTCACTAAACCGGGCTGCCCGTTCTGTGCGAAAGCAAAACAAATGTTGCATGAAAAAGGCTTGAACTTCGAAGAAATCGTGTTAGGTCATGATGCTACTATCGTAAGTGTACGTGCAGTTTCCGGCCGTGCAACTGTGCCGCAAGTATTTATCGGTGGTAAACACATTGGCGGTAGCGATGATTTAGAAGCGTACTTCGCAAAATAA
- a CDS encoding SlyX family protein, which translates to MSISKNLEPRIAELEMKLTFQETIIEELNQALIEQQFLIDKMQVQLRYLVNKLKDVQPSNIATQAEETPPPHY; encoded by the coding sequence ATGTCGATATCGAAAAATTTAGAACCACGAATTGCCGAATTAGAAATGAAATTGACTTTCCAAGAAACTATCATTGAAGAATTGAATCAGGCGCTTATCGAACAACAATTTCTAATTGATAAAATGCAGGTACAACTTCGTTATTTAGTGAATAAACTGAAAGATGTACAACCCTCCAACATTGCCACTCAGGCAGAAGAAACCCCACCGCCGCATTATTAA
- a CDS encoding FKBP-type peptidyl-prolyl cis-trans isomerase, producing the protein MLKFQKLSTVALMLASVLSANAFADAQTEVKPEAAKAEATEMKAAEVKKAGSFNDEASYAVGVLFGSDLQGLIDAQKGVIDYNSDKVVAGIADVLGGKVKLENNKEITSVLQEIDGKLKAASEERFAAAAKKAEEEGKKFAEEFAKKDGVKKTPSGLLYRVVDAGKGNPIKETDVVKVHYTGKLADGTVFDSSRERNVPAEFPLNQVIKGWTEGLQLVKKGGKIELVLPADLAYGKEGAGASIPPNATLYFDVEVLDVIPEKK; encoded by the coding sequence ATGTTAAAATTTCAAAAATTATCAACTGTTGCACTTATGCTCGCAAGCGTTCTTTCTGCCAATGCATTTGCGGATGCGCAAACTGAGGTAAAACCGGAAGCCGCAAAAGCAGAAGCGACTGAAATGAAAGCGGCAGAGGTCAAAAAAGCCGGTTCATTTAATGACGAAGCTTCTTACGCGGTTGGTGTTTTGTTTGGTTCAGATTTACAAGGTTTAATTGATGCACAAAAAGGCGTGATCGATTACAACAGTGATAAAGTCGTTGCCGGTATTGCAGACGTGCTAGGTGGCAAAGTTAAGTTAGAAAACAATAAAGAAATTACCTCTGTCTTACAAGAAATTGATGGCAAATTAAAAGCCGCAAGCGAAGAAAGATTTGCAGCAGCAGCGAAGAAAGCGGAAGAAGAAGGTAAAAAATTCGCAGAAGAATTTGCGAAAAAAGATGGCGTGAAGAAAACGCCATCCGGCTTGTTATACCGCGTTGTTGATGCAGGTAAAGGCAATCCGATCAAAGAAACAGATGTCGTTAAAGTACATTACACCGGTAAATTAGCGGACGGCACCGTATTTGACAGTTCACGTGAACGTAACGTACCGGCAGAATTCCCGTTAAATCAAGTGATTAAAGGTTGGACTGAAGGTCTGCAATTAGTGAAAAAAGGCGGTAAGATTGAATTAGTATTACCGGCTGATTTAGCGTATGGCAAAGAAGGTGCGGGTGCGAGCATCCCACCGAATGCGACACTCTATTTTGATGTCGAAGTCTTAGATGTGATTCCAGAGAAAAAATAA
- a CDS encoding transcriptional regulator, whose translation MLTDKRPFTDEDRTILNSYIAVVDGVSALIGQHCEIVLHSFEDLEHSAIYIANGHNTNRQVGSPMTDFALRSLHNMKSESVSKPYFTRAKKSSGLMKSVTIAIRNSTKRIIGLLCININLDVPMSQFLQNFIPASDHGETSAVNFASSVEELVVQTVEKTIEEVTSDRMVANNNKNRQIVVSLYEKGIFDIKDAINLVAERLNISRHTVYLYIRQIKQDQDE comes from the coding sequence ATGTTAACGGATAAACGCCCTTTTACCGACGAAGATCGCACGATTTTAAATTCCTATATTGCCGTGGTTGACGGTGTCAGTGCGCTCATCGGGCAACATTGTGAAATCGTTCTCCATTCTTTTGAGGATTTAGAACACTCCGCCATTTACATCGCTAACGGACATAACACCAACCGCCAAGTGGGCTCGCCCATGACGGATTTTGCGTTGCGTTCGTTGCACAATATGAAATCGGAAAGCGTCAGCAAACCGTATTTTACCCGCGCTAAGAAAAGCAGTGGCTTGATGAAGTCAGTGACTATCGCGATTCGTAACAGCACAAAACGCATCATTGGCCTGCTTTGCATCAATATTAATTTAGATGTGCCTATGTCGCAATTCCTACAAAACTTTATTCCGGCATCGGATCATGGTGAAACCTCTGCGGTGAACTTTGCCAGTTCGGTGGAGGAATTGGTAGTTCAAACCGTGGAAAAAACCATTGAGGAAGTCACTTCCGACCGTATGGTGGCAAATAATAATAAAAACCGCCAAATCGTCGTTTCGTTGTATGAGAAAGGGATTTTCGACATTAAAGATGCGATCAATTTGGTGGCGGAACGCCTCAATATTTCCCGGCATACCGTGTATTTATACATCCGCCAAATCAAACAGGATCAGGACGAGTAA
- the tusD gene encoding sulfurtransferase complex subunit TusD: MDYVLVVKQPVYGSQGAFLAYQLAQELVHKHHIRQIFFYQDGVSNGNALVYPANDEFNLVKAWQAFSRQFNVPLHLCVAAAQRRGVVDSESAADKSAVSLADVFQLAGLGEFSQALLQADRVITL; the protein is encoded by the coding sequence ATGGATTATGTATTGGTGGTTAAACAGCCGGTTTATGGGAGCCAAGGCGCTTTTCTCGCGTATCAGTTAGCGCAAGAACTGGTTCACAAACATCACATCCGCCAAATCTTTTTCTATCAAGACGGTGTCAGCAATGGCAACGCCTTGGTGTATCCCGCCAATGATGAATTCAATTTAGTCAAGGCGTGGCAAGCGTTTTCTCGCCAATTTAATGTGCCATTACATTTATGTGTCGCTGCGGCGCAACGCCGAGGTGTGGTGGACAGCGAGTCGGCAGCGGATAAAAGTGCGGTCAGTTTGGCAGACGTTTTTCAACTTGCCGGTTTAGGTGAATTTAGCCAAGCGTTGCTACAAGCAGATCGAGTGATTACCCTATGA